One Spea bombifrons isolate aSpeBom1 chromosome 1, aSpeBom1.2.pri, whole genome shotgun sequence DNA window includes the following coding sequences:
- the NDUFA13 gene encoding NADH dehydrogenase [ubiquinone] 1 alpha subcomplex subunit 13: protein MAASKVKQDMPPPGGYGPIDYKRNLPRRGLSGYSMFAVGIGTLLFGYWSIFRWNRERRRLLIEDLETRVAILPLLQAESDRRMLRQLRQNLEEEAVIMKDVPGWKVGESTFNTDRWVTPTLNELYNLQPREELVRKRFGLQWYV from the exons ATGGCGGCGTCCAAGGTGAAGCAGGACATGCCTCCTCCGGGAGGTTATGGACCCATAGATTATAAGAGAAATCTCCCCCGCCGTGGTTTGAGCG GTTACTCCATGTTTGCTGTTGGCATTGGCACCTTGCTCTTTGGTTATTGGAGCATATTCCGTtggaacagagaaagaag GCGGCTGCTAATTGAAGATCTAGAAACCCGTGTAGCTATTTTACCCCTCCTTCAGGCTGAATCAGACAGACG AATGTTACGACAGTTGAGACAAAACCTGGAGGAAGAGGCCGTTATTATGAAAGACGTACCAGGGTGGAAG GTTGGAGAGTCCACTTTCAACACTGATCGCTGGGTGACCCCGACTCTGAATGAGCTATACAACCTGCAGCCAAGGGAAGAACTTGTCAGAAAGAGATTTGGTTTGCAGTGGTACGTCTGA